A window of Candidatus Deferrimicrobiaceae bacterium contains these coding sequences:
- a CDS encoding aspartate-semialdehyde dehydrogenase encodes MSKKQFNVAIAGATGAVGDVFLSILAERNFPIRNLRLLASERSVGKKLKFKGEEIPCELLTKDAFKGIDIALFSAGASRSKEFAGPAWEAGAVVVDNSSAFRMDADVPLVVPEINPEAIAQYKQRGIIANPNCTTIISIMPLKPLHDFGTLKRVVASSYQATSGAGAKAMAELVAQAHAFAKGETMEVAAFKHQILFNVIPHIDSFLDNGYTKEEMKMTNEGRKIMGLPGLRVTCTTVRVPVLTAHSIAINAQFEKKITPEKARELIAAFPGCQVMDDPKNGVYPMPLFAAGKDDCYVGRIRDDESAENTLNLWVCGDQLRKGAALNAVQIAEVLAEKYL; translated from the coding sequence ATGAGCAAGAAACAGTTCAACGTGGCCATCGCAGGCGCGACCGGCGCGGTCGGGGACGTGTTCCTCAGCATCCTCGCGGAGCGCAACTTCCCGATCAGGAACCTCCGGCTGCTCGCGTCCGAGCGGTCGGTCGGCAAGAAGCTCAAGTTCAAGGGCGAAGAGATCCCGTGCGAGCTGCTGACCAAGGACGCATTCAAGGGCATCGACATCGCCCTCTTCTCGGCGGGCGCCTCGCGCAGCAAGGAGTTCGCCGGGCCGGCGTGGGAGGCGGGCGCGGTGGTCGTCGACAACTCGTCCGCGTTCCGGATGGATGCCGACGTGCCGCTCGTCGTTCCCGAGATCAATCCCGAGGCGATCGCGCAGTACAAGCAGCGCGGGATCATCGCGAACCCGAACTGCACCACCATCATTTCGATCATGCCGCTGAAACCCCTGCATGATTTCGGCACCTTGAAGCGCGTCGTGGCGTCCTCCTACCAGGCCACCTCGGGCGCGGGCGCCAAGGCGATGGCCGAGCTGGTCGCGCAGGCGCACGCATTCGCCAAGGGCGAGACGATGGAAGTCGCGGCGTTCAAGCACCAGATCCTGTTCAACGTCATCCCGCACATCGATTCCTTCCTCGACAACGGCTACACGAAGGAAGAGATGAAGATGACCAACGAGGGGCGCAAGATCATGGGGCTGCCCGGCCTGCGCGTCACCTGCACCACGGTGCGCGTTCCGGTGCTTACTGCGCACTCCATCGCGATCAACGCCCAGTTCGAGAAGAAGATCACGCCCGAGAAGGCGCGCGAGCTGATCGCGGCGTTCCCCGGCTGCCAGGTGATGGACGACCCGAAGAACGGCGTCTACCCGATGCCGCTCTTTGCCGCGGGCAAGGACGACTGCTACGTCGGGCGCATCCGCGACGACGAGTCGGCCGAGAACACGCTCAATCTGTGGGTGTGCGGCGACCAGCTCCGAAAAGGGGCGGCGCTCAATGCGGTGCAGATCGCCGAAGTGCTGGCGGAGAAGTACCTGTAG
- a CDS encoding DNA/RNA non-specific endonuclease — translation MNAPQKTIFAAALLGLLIAGALPAFAGRPACPEHYFQGISPDITNPKMMKDFRELCFDGFGVMHSGITRTPLWSAEHLTRDALSSAEGLVRVNSFHPEGRLPAGSRAELRDYARSGYDRGHMAPNGDMPDKPSQHESFSLANIVPQDPESNRGIWQKIESSVRTLAKKRGELFVLTGPLFRGAQLKRIGERVMVPSHLYKIVLDPKNGRAGAYLVENAPTSEYATMSIAELESIAGIDFFPGMPASVKKAKPDLPKPSRNRGRGRKRAPPDDDPDALVRGLKSLFR, via the coding sequence ATGAATGCGCCGCAGAAAACCATCTTCGCAGCGGCCCTCCTCGGGCTTCTGATCGCCGGCGCTCTTCCCGCCTTCGCAGGGCGGCCGGCTTGCCCGGAGCACTATTTCCAGGGGATCTCCCCCGACATCACCAATCCGAAGATGATGAAGGATTTCCGGGAGCTCTGCTTCGACGGCTTCGGCGTCATGCATTCGGGCATCACGCGCACGCCCCTGTGGTCCGCGGAGCACCTGACGCGCGACGCCCTGTCGTCCGCCGAAGGACTGGTGCGGGTCAACAGCTTCCACCCGGAGGGGAGATTGCCTGCGGGAAGCCGCGCCGAACTGCGGGATTACGCCCGATCGGGATACGACCGCGGGCACATGGCCCCGAACGGCGACATGCCCGACAAGCCGTCGCAGCACGAGAGCTTCTCCCTCGCCAACATCGTCCCCCAGGATCCGGAATCCAACCGCGGCATCTGGCAGAAGATCGAGTCGTCCGTGCGGACCCTCGCAAAAAAACGCGGAGAGCTGTTCGTCCTCACTGGCCCGTTGTTCCGAGGCGCCCAACTGAAAAGGATCGGAGAACGCGTGATGGTCCCGTCGCACCTCTACAAGATCGTTTTGGACCCGAAAAACGGGCGGGCAGGGGCCTATCTCGTCGAGAACGCCCCGACCTCCGAATACGCGACGATGAGCATCGCGGAGCTGGAGTCGATCGCCGGGATCGATTTCTTTCCCGGTATGCCGGCATCCGTCAAGAAGGCGAAGCCGGACCTTCCGAAACCGTCTCGAAACCGTGGCCGCGGCCGGAAGCGGGCCCCGCCGGATGACGATCCGGATGCCTTGGTTCGTGGACTGAAGTCGCTGTTCCGATAG
- the leuB gene encoding 3-isopropylmalate dehydrogenase, which yields MKKLCVFPGDGIGPEVVAEGLAVLETIESVAGKKLFSTESELLGGCSYDAHGVPMTDKAMALAEASDAVILGAVGGPKWDGLPFAVRPERALLGLRKNLGLFANIRPAKVFAPLLDASPLRRELVEGIDLMVLRELTGGIYFGEPRGVSMIDGVETGINTEIYTRPEIERAARMAFDLARKRRNHVTSVDKANVLEATELWRKVVSEVHAKDYADVTLVHMLVDNCAMQLIRSPRQFDVILTTNLFGDILTDEASMITGSIGMLPSASLGGRVGMYEPIHGSAPDIAGKGLANPLATILSMAMMLNYSFDMPNEAALIERAVEKVLTDGWRTGDIFREGPGITKVGTREMGEKVRQAIINSVR from the coding sequence ATGAAGAAACTTTGCGTGTTTCCGGGTGACGGGATCGGCCCCGAGGTCGTGGCCGAGGGGCTTGCGGTGCTCGAGACGATCGAGTCGGTCGCCGGCAAGAAGCTGTTTTCGACCGAGTCCGAGCTGTTGGGCGGCTGCTCCTACGACGCCCACGGCGTGCCGATGACCGACAAGGCGATGGCGCTGGCCGAGGCGTCGGATGCGGTCATTCTGGGCGCGGTCGGCGGTCCCAAGTGGGACGGCCTGCCGTTCGCCGTCCGCCCCGAGCGGGCGCTGCTCGGCCTCCGCAAGAATCTCGGGCTGTTCGCCAATATCCGCCCGGCCAAGGTCTTCGCCCCGCTGCTCGACGCGTCGCCGCTGCGGCGCGAGCTGGTCGAGGGGATCGACCTCATGGTGCTGCGCGAGCTGACCGGCGGCATCTACTTCGGCGAGCCGCGCGGCGTCTCCATGATCGACGGCGTCGAGACCGGCATCAACACCGAGATCTACACCCGTCCCGAGATCGAGCGGGCGGCGCGAATGGCGTTCGACCTGGCCCGGAAGCGTCGCAACCACGTCACCTCCGTCGACAAGGCCAATGTGCTCGAGGCAACCGAGCTGTGGCGCAAGGTTGTCTCCGAGGTGCATGCAAAGGACTACGCCGACGTCACGCTGGTCCACATGCTGGTCGATAACTGCGCGATGCAGCTCATCCGCTCCCCGCGCCAGTTCGACGTCATCCTCACGACTAACCTGTTCGGAGACATCCTGACCGACGAGGCGTCGATGATCACCGGCTCGATCGGCATGCTGCCGTCGGCGTCGCTCGGCGGCCGGGTCGGCATGTACGAGCCGATCCACGGCAGCGCCCCCGATATCGCGGGCAAGGGGCTTGCGAACCCGCTGGCCACCATCCTGTCCATGGCCATGATGCTGAATTATTCGTTCGACATGCCGAACGAGGCCGCGCTGATCGAACGCGCGGTCGAGAAGGTGCTGACCGACGGCTGGCGTACCGGCGATATCTTCCGCGAAGGCCCCGGCATCACGAAGGTCGGCACGAGAGAGATGGGCGAGAAGGTCCGTCAGGCAATCATCAACTCGGTGAGGTGA
- the leuC gene encoding 3-isopropylmalate dehydratase large subunit, translating to MTLTEKVLARHAGKIKVTAGELILAKVDLALANDVTAPIAIDAVRQVGVKEVFDKAKIALVPDHFAPNKDIKSAEQVKLMREFAQEFGIVNYFEVGRMGIEHVLLPDEGLVVPGDLVIGADSHTCTYGALCAVSTGVGSTDLGAAMVSGEVWLKVPETLKINLVGKPAKGVQGKDIILYIIGKIGVDGALYQAMEYAGDGLQYLPMAWRFTISNMAIEAGAKNGIFPFDAITKEYADAHAKGKKYIVETVDPDAKYAAEMTVDLSTLEPQIAFPHLPENTRPLSKVGNVRIDQVVVGSCTNGRIEDLRAAAEVMKGRKVADGVRMLIFPGTQKIYLQAFHEGLVDIFVNAGAVFSTPTCGPCLGGHMGILAKGERAIATTNRNFVGRMGHPESEVYLANPVIAAASAVLGHIGGPDEL from the coding sequence ATGACGCTGACTGAAAAGGTTCTCGCCCGCCACGCGGGAAAAATAAAAGTGACGGCCGGCGAGCTGATCCTGGCCAAGGTCGACCTGGCGCTGGCCAACGACGTGACCGCCCCGATCGCGATCGACGCGGTCCGGCAGGTGGGTGTCAAGGAAGTGTTCGACAAGGCGAAGATCGCGCTGGTCCCCGACCACTTCGCGCCGAACAAGGACATCAAGTCGGCCGAGCAGGTCAAGCTGATGCGCGAGTTCGCACAGGAGTTCGGCATCGTCAACTACTTCGAGGTCGGCCGGATGGGGATCGAGCACGTCCTGCTGCCCGACGAGGGGCTGGTGGTCCCCGGCGACCTGGTGATCGGCGCCGACAGCCACACCTGCACCTACGGCGCCCTGTGCGCGGTCTCGACCGGCGTGGGCAGCACCGACCTGGGCGCGGCGATGGTGTCGGGCGAGGTCTGGCTCAAGGTGCCCGAGACGCTCAAGATCAACCTCGTGGGCAAGCCGGCGAAGGGCGTCCAGGGCAAGGACATCATCCTCTACATCATCGGGAAGATCGGCGTCGACGGCGCGCTCTACCAGGCGATGGAATATGCGGGCGACGGCTTGCAGTACCTGCCGATGGCGTGGCGCTTCACGATCTCCAACATGGCGATCGAGGCGGGCGCCAAGAACGGCATCTTCCCGTTCGACGCGATCACGAAGGAATACGCCGACGCGCACGCCAAGGGGAAGAAGTACATCGTCGAGACGGTCGATCCCGACGCGAAATACGCCGCCGAGATGACCGTCGACCTGTCGACGCTCGAGCCGCAGATCGCCTTCCCGCACCTGCCCGAGAACACGCGGCCGCTGTCCAAGGTCGGCAACGTCCGGATCGACCAGGTGGTTGTCGGGTCGTGCACCAACGGCCGGATCGAAGACCTGCGCGCCGCCGCCGAGGTGATGAAGGGCCGCAAGGTCGCCGACGGCGTCCGGATGCTCATCTTCCCCGGTACGCAGAAGATCTACCTTCAGGCGTTCCACGAAGGGCTGGTCGACATCTTCGTCAACGCGGGCGCGGTCTTCTCGACGCCGACCTGCGGCCCTTGCCTGGGCGGCCACATGGGCATTCTGGCCAAGGGCGAGCGCGCGATCGCGACCACCAACCGCAACTTCGTCGGCCGGATGGGGCATCCCGAGAGCGAGGTCTACCTCGCCAATCCGGTGATCGCCGCCGCGTCGGCGGTGTTGGGCCACATCGGCGGCCCCGACGAGCTGTAA
- a CDS encoding VanZ family protein produces the protein MSRTFFNWRPILPAAIVVLILIATLRPFDFRFDAGFTAMRMGKVDLALLPVPEHESLYIDAVQNLLLFFPLGAALFLGLVKRRGAMSRIAVAIAGAAFLSFLCETLQIWLPTRYPQVMDVGANTLGAFSGAVAAAVCERIGATVSSGELRRGLGWNIAGAAAAGAVALILLVSAVDLDPVRSVRELEGHAKAFIRSPWFDRWSFENATLPLILLGVFSCSFSEWIMDRFPSLRTRFTYLPVFLISSILAILFPLPRIFFRSFAPNWGAIAFGLLGNVLGIAVHRFAAAWLRQS, from the coding sequence ATGTCCCGTACCTTTTTCAACTGGCGCCCGATCCTGCCTGCGGCGATCGTTGTCCTCATCCTGATCGCGACGCTTCGTCCGTTTGATTTCCGCTTCGATGCGGGGTTCACGGCCATGCGGATGGGGAAGGTCGACCTGGCGTTGCTGCCGGTTCCGGAGCACGAATCGCTGTACATCGACGCGGTGCAGAACCTGCTGCTCTTCTTCCCGCTCGGGGCCGCGCTGTTCCTGGGACTGGTGAAGAGACGGGGAGCCATGTCGAGAATCGCGGTCGCCATCGCAGGCGCCGCTTTCCTGAGTTTCCTGTGCGAAACGCTCCAGATCTGGCTTCCCACCCGCTACCCTCAGGTCATGGACGTCGGCGCGAACACGCTTGGGGCCTTTTCGGGCGCGGTCGCCGCCGCGGTTTGCGAGCGGATCGGGGCGACGGTATCGTCCGGTGAGCTTCGTCGTGGCCTCGGCTGGAACATCGCGGGGGCCGCCGCGGCGGGGGCGGTCGCATTGATCCTTCTGGTCTCCGCGGTCGACCTCGATCCGGTCCGCTCCGTCCGTGAACTCGAAGGCCACGCGAAGGCCTTTATCCGTTCGCCCTGGTTCGACCGCTGGTCGTTCGAGAACGCGACGCTCCCGCTGATTCTCCTTGGCGTTTTCTCCTGCTCGTTCTCCGAGTGGATCATGGATCGCTTTCCGTCTCTCCGGACCCGCTTTACCTATCTGCCGGTATTCCTGATTTCCTCGATCCTGGCGATCCTCTTTCCTCTTCCGCGAATCTTCTTCCGCTCCTTCGCCCCCAACTGGGGCGCCATCGCGTTCGGGCTCCTCGGTAACGTCCTCGGGATCGCGGTGCACCGGTTCGCCGCTGCGTGGTTGCGGCAGTCCTGA
- a CDS encoding 3-isopropylmalate dehydratase small subunit produces MELKGKAWKYGNDVDTDVIIPARYLNSSDPKELASHCMEDIDKSYAKGVQPGDFIVAGKNFGCGSSREHAPISIKASGASAVIARSFARIFYRNSFNMGLPIFEAPQAVDEIEAGDALSLDTEKGILRNATKGKEYAIVPIPAFMQELIATGGLLNWTAARLKKGA; encoded by the coding sequence ATGGAACTGAAAGGGAAGGCCTGGAAATACGGGAACGACGTCGACACCGACGTGATCATCCCGGCGCGGTACCTCAACAGCTCCGACCCGAAGGAGCTGGCGTCGCACTGCATGGAAGATATCGACAAGTCGTACGCGAAGGGCGTTCAGCCCGGCGACTTCATCGTCGCCGGCAAGAACTTCGGATGCGGCTCGTCGCGCGAGCACGCCCCGATCTCGATCAAGGCGTCGGGCGCGTCGGCGGTCATCGCCAGGTCGTTCGCCCGCATCTTCTACCGCAACTCGTTCAACATGGGTCTGCCGATCTTCGAGGCGCCGCAGGCGGTCGACGAGATAGAGGCCGGCGACGCCCTGTCGCTCGATACCGAGAAGGGCATCCTGCGCAACGCGACCAAGGGCAAGGAATACGCCATCGTCCCGATCCCGGCCTTCATGCAGGAGCTGATCGCGACGGGCGGCCTGCTCAACTGGACGGCTGCGCGACTGAAGAAGGGAGCCTGA